The Halomicronema hongdechloris C2206 genome includes a window with the following:
- the pap gene encoding polyphosphate:AMP phosphotransferase produces the protein MFESAELGHTIDKATYAAAEPPLRADLLDAQFDVAEAKQFAVIILVSGVEGAGKGETVNLLSKWMDPRHLIVHGMGVPSDEERERPPMWRFWRALPAQGRIGVFFGSWYSDPIVGRVQGDYDAAALEQHLQTIVHFERMLVAEGVLLVKFWFHLSKKRQKKRLKALEKDPNTRWRVTKADWKRFKHYDEFRAVSERVLRTTSTAEAPWFVIEGTDECYRSLMVGRILLNALQQRLQQLSHTEKRILAPPLVAPIDQRNILNTLDLCQSLQKSDYKDTLEHYQGRLNLLVRQLSERQRALVAVFEGWDAAGKGGSIRRVTGALDARWYRVISVGAPSEEEQAQPYLWRFWRHIPRWGRVTLFDRSWYGRVLVERVEHFCPEAAWMRAYGEIREFEQQLVQHRVVLAKFWLHISKDEQLKRFQERETVRFKRFKITEEDWRNRAKWDEYEQAVCDMIDRTHTDRAPWTLVEANNKYYARIKVLQTLCQTLEATFD, from the coding sequence GGCCAAACAGTTCGCCGTGATCATTTTGGTCAGTGGCGTCGAGGGGGCAGGCAAAGGCGAAACCGTTAATCTGCTCAGCAAGTGGATGGATCCGCGCCATCTCATCGTTCACGGCATGGGAGTCCCCTCCGATGAAGAACGGGAACGGCCCCCCATGTGGCGGTTTTGGCGAGCGCTGCCAGCGCAGGGTAGGATTGGCGTCTTCTTTGGCTCCTGGTATAGCGACCCCATCGTGGGCCGGGTTCAAGGCGATTACGATGCTGCCGCCTTGGAGCAGCACCTGCAGACCATTGTCCACTTCGAGCGCATGTTAGTGGCTGAAGGGGTTTTATTGGTCAAATTCTGGTTCCATCTCTCCAAGAAACGGCAAAAGAAACGCCTCAAAGCCCTAGAAAAAGATCCCAACACCCGCTGGCGGGTGACGAAAGCGGACTGGAAACGGTTCAAACACTACGATGAATTTCGAGCCGTCTCAGAACGAGTCCTGCGCACCACCAGTACGGCAGAAGCCCCCTGGTTTGTCATCGAAGGCACCGACGAGTGCTACCGCAGCCTCATGGTAGGGCGCATTCTCCTCAATGCTCTGCAGCAGAGACTGCAACAGCTGTCCCACACCGAAAAGCGGATCCTGGCGCCGCCCCTGGTTGCCCCCATCGATCAGCGCAACATCTTAAATACCCTAGACCTCTGCCAGTCCTTACAAAAATCGGACTATAAAGACACCCTAGAACACTACCAAGGCCGCCTCAATCTACTGGTACGGCAGCTATCAGAGCGACAACGAGCCTTGGTTGCCGTCTTCGAAGGCTGGGATGCCGCCGGCAAAGGCGGCAGCATTCGCCGGGTCACAGGGGCCCTTGATGCCCGCTGGTATCGGGTGATTTCGGTGGGAGCTCCCAGCGAAGAAGAACAGGCCCAACCCTATCTCTGGCGCTTTTGGCGCCATATTCCCCGCTGGGGACGGGTCACCCTTTTCGATCGCTCCTGGTATGGGCGGGTACTGGTGGAGCGGGTGGAGCACTTTTGTCCCGAGGCGGCCTGGATGCGGGCCTATGGTGAAATTCGTGAATTTGAGCAGCAACTGGTGCAGCATCGAGTCGTCTTGGCTAAATTCTGGTTGCACATTTCCAAAGACGAACAACTGAAGCGATTCCAGGAGCGGGAAACTGTCCGGTTTAAGCGCTTTAAGATCACTGAAGAAGATTGGCGCAACCGGGCCAAATGGGATGAGTACGAACAGGCTGTCTGTGACATGATTGACCGCACCCATACCGATAGGGCCCCATGGACCCTGGTGGAGGCTAATAACAAGTACTATGCCCGCATCAAAGTGCTACAGACCCTGTGCCAGACCTTAGAAGCAACCTTTGATTAA
- a CDS encoding carbohydrate ABC transporter permease: MIRLSQFWPSPRWRTVGLYVLLIAIALAMLLPLAWLVSTSFKSSSENIFEFPPQFIPETPTLENFVTVWQSNPFGRYLFNSTVVAVLTVGLNLLFCSLAAYPLARLTFRGRDTIFALVVSTIMIPFQIVMIPLYILTVQLGLRNTYLGIIFPSLASAFGIFLMRQAFQGVPKELEEAARMDGCSELGIWWNVMIPATRPALVTLAIFVFIGSWSDFLWPLIVLDQPEYYTLPLGVAKLAGSFSLDWRLIAAGSVISMVPVVLVFVFLQRYIVPTESGSGLKG; encoded by the coding sequence ATGATTCGGTTAAGTCAGTTCTGGCCCTCGCCTCGGTGGCGAACGGTGGGGCTGTATGTACTGCTGATTGCCATTGCCCTGGCTATGCTGCTGCCCCTGGCCTGGTTAGTCAGCACCTCGTTTAAGTCCTCCAGCGAAAATATCTTTGAGTTCCCTCCCCAATTTATTCCTGAGACCCCGACCCTAGAGAACTTCGTCACGGTCTGGCAGAGTAATCCCTTTGGCCGCTACTTGTTCAACAGCACCGTAGTGGCAGTCTTAACGGTGGGCTTGAATCTATTGTTTTGTTCCTTAGCCGCCTATCCCTTGGCTCGGTTGACCTTTCGTGGTCGGGATACGATTTTTGCCCTGGTGGTCTCTACCATCATGATTCCGTTTCAGATCGTGATGATTCCCCTCTACATCCTGACGGTGCAGTTGGGCTTACGGAATACGTACCTGGGCATTATCTTCCCGTCCCTGGCCTCTGCCTTCGGTATTTTTTTAATGCGCCAGGCCTTTCAGGGAGTCCCCAAAGAGTTAGAGGAGGCAGCCCGCATGGACGGTTGCTCCGAACTGGGCATCTGGTGGAACGTGATGATACCGGCGACTCGCCCGGCCCTGGTGACGCTGGCGATTTTTGTGTTCATCGGCTCCTGGAGTGACTTTCTCTGGCCTCTGATTGTGCTAGATCAACCGGAATACTATACTCTGCCCCTGGGGGTGGCCAAACTGGCCGGCAGTTTTTCTCTAGACTGGCGCTTGATTGCGGCGGGGTCTGTGATTTCGATGGTGCCGGTAGTGTTGGTATTTGTATTTTTGCAGCGGTATATCGTGCCTACGGAATCCGGCAGTGGCCTGAAGGGTTAG
- a CDS encoding Tab2/Atab2 family RNA-binding protein, with protein MATVWELDLYSRPILDERQKKRWEVLICEGFQDVKAPSQERFCYSKYLANTEVNSIQLQQALAEAIEQAPNPPNSIRFFRYQMQNMISRACEEIGIPARPSRRTLALQQWLEQRHRDVYPTHPGYTNAPSPSVAAPPPSPRPLPDALLGQQWALVTLEANAFAEMPEWSIDFADAFPPEMAGVTPDTPIPGILIFSPRALPLAGWLSGLELAYLWVEQRQTPRLILETGAADSWILANLTTAQTQTEAQNFEAAKRAANQVHFIGVQTSPEAEAFTGFWLLQELTLG; from the coding sequence ATGGCAACGGTTTGGGAATTAGACCTGTACTCCCGTCCAATTCTGGATGAGCGCCAAAAAAAACGCTGGGAAGTTCTGATTTGTGAAGGCTTTCAAGACGTCAAAGCCCCTTCTCAAGAGCGCTTCTGCTACAGCAAATACCTGGCCAACACCGAGGTCAACTCCATTCAGTTGCAGCAAGCCCTAGCCGAGGCAATAGAGCAGGCTCCCAATCCTCCCAATAGCATTCGCTTCTTTCGCTACCAGATGCAGAACATGATCAGCCGAGCCTGTGAGGAAATCGGCATTCCGGCTAGACCCAGCCGTCGCACCTTGGCTTTGCAACAATGGCTAGAGCAGCGCCATCGGGACGTCTATCCCACCCATCCAGGCTATACCAACGCCCCATCCCCCTCAGTGGCGGCTCCACCCCCCAGTCCCAGACCGTTACCCGATGCCCTCCTAGGCCAACAGTGGGCCCTGGTCACTCTGGAAGCGAACGCCTTTGCTGAGATGCCAGAATGGTCCATTGATTTTGCCGATGCCTTTCCCCCAGAGATGGCTGGCGTTACCCCCGATACTCCCATCCCCGGCATCTTGATCTTCTCGCCCCGGGCATTGCCCTTAGCAGGATGGCTATCGGGATTGGAGTTGGCCTATCTCTGGGTGGAACAGCGTCAGACACCGCGTTTAATTTTAGAAACCGGGGCTGCCGATAGCTGGATACTGGCCAATCTCACCACTGCCCAAACTCAAACCGAAGCCCAAAACTTTGAAGCCGCCAAACGAGCCGCCAATCAGGTGCACTTCATCGGGGTCCAAACCAGTCCCGAGGCCGAAGCCTTTACCGGATTTTGGTTGTTGCAGGAGCTAACGTTGGGATGA
- a CDS encoding S1 RNA-binding domain-containing protein, translated as MTFSAEDFAKALEQHDYHFQTGSVVQGMVIAMDSDGAYVDIGGKAAAFLPLREASLKRLSHLEDVLTAGDSYDFLVIRDQDADGQVLLSLRQLQLQALWEKLATWQADNATLEVKVTGTNKGGVLADVEGLRAFIPRSHLLAADDLEALVGQTLRVSLLEVSPERNKLVLSQRQAARSQAMATLEIGQLVEGTITGLKPFGAFVEFDGVTGLLHINQISKSYVDSIAHLFQIGQSIKTVIVDLDDVRQRISLSTKVLEKYPGEMLKDMPTVMATAEDRHQNVAELLAEREA; from the coding sequence TTGACTTTTTCTGCGGAAGACTTCGCTAAGGCCCTCGAACAGCACGACTACCATTTTCAAACGGGCAGTGTGGTGCAGGGGATGGTGATCGCTATGGACTCAGATGGGGCCTATGTGGACATTGGCGGCAAGGCTGCGGCCTTTTTGCCGCTACGAGAAGCCTCCCTAAAACGTCTATCTCACCTAGAGGATGTACTGACCGCCGGGGACAGTTACGACTTTCTGGTCATTCGCGATCAAGACGCTGACGGTCAGGTGTTACTCTCATTGCGGCAATTACAGCTGCAGGCCCTGTGGGAAAAGCTGGCCACCTGGCAAGCCGACAATGCCACCCTGGAGGTCAAAGTTACTGGCACCAACAAGGGCGGGGTGCTGGCCGATGTGGAAGGGTTACGGGCCTTTATTCCGCGATCGCATCTGCTGGCAGCCGACGACCTAGAAGCCCTAGTCGGCCAAACCCTACGGGTGAGCCTGCTGGAAGTCTCGCCCGAGCGCAACAAGCTAGTGCTGTCGCAGCGGCAGGCGGCCCGCAGCCAGGCCATGGCCACCCTAGAAATCGGCCAACTGGTAGAGGGCACCATCACAGGGCTCAAGCCCTTCGGCGCCTTCGTGGAGTTTGATGGTGTCACCGGACTGCTGCATATCAACCAAATCAGTAAAAGCTACGTCGATTCCATTGCTCACCTATTCCAAATTGGCCAATCCATCAAAACCGTGATCGTCGATCTCGATGACGTTCGCCAGCGGATTTCTCTATCCACTAAGGTGTTAGAGAAATACCCGGGCGAAATGCTCAAGGATATGCCGACCGTGATGGCCACTGCCGAAGATCGCCACCAAAATGTAGCTGAGCTGTTGGCAGAGCGAGAGGCCTAG
- a CDS encoding GGDEF domain-containing protein translates to MTTTSPTPLSAALTPFQNLAEATHQTLALLHNRLGFQLWMVTRTEGNDWIVLVSNDHGYGVEPGQVFRWCDSFCSRMVQGFGPNIAPDSRAVAAYLEAPIGQQVEIQAYIGMPLLRPDGHLFGTLCAIDPQPQPDRLHHELPFLQLQARFLSTLIEQDLQAQEMVRRLEHAQLQAHTDSMTGLYNRRGWDLLMATEEERCRRYGSPATIFVLDLDWLKQINDTLGHQAGDQVIMAAANHLRQTVRASDVVARLGGDEFAILAVEMAASDAESFAQRILDSIEAGGIQMSLGWASRDPRHSLQTTIATADERMYRIKQLRQRAASHLPTFCSYPASRSLRDPMPGSV, encoded by the coding sequence ATGACCACCACTTCGCCGACACCATTATCTGCTGCACTGACCCCGTTTCAGAATTTAGCAGAAGCTACTCACCAGACCCTGGCCTTGCTACACAATCGGTTGGGGTTTCAACTGTGGATGGTGACCCGCACCGAAGGCAACGACTGGATCGTGCTGGTCAGTAACGATCATGGCTACGGGGTCGAGCCGGGCCAGGTGTTTCGGTGGTGCGATTCCTTTTGCTCCCGCATGGTACAAGGATTCGGTCCCAATATCGCTCCTGACTCTCGGGCCGTAGCCGCCTATCTGGAGGCTCCCATCGGCCAGCAGGTAGAGATTCAGGCCTACATCGGTATGCCCTTGCTGCGGCCGGACGGCCACCTGTTTGGCACCCTCTGTGCCATCGATCCGCAGCCCCAACCCGACCGGCTGCATCATGAATTGCCCTTTCTGCAACTACAGGCTCGCTTTCTATCTACCCTGATTGAGCAGGACCTCCAGGCTCAGGAAATGGTCCGCCGCCTAGAGCATGCCCAACTGCAAGCCCATACCGATAGCATGACCGGGCTTTATAACCGCCGTGGTTGGGATCTCTTAATGGCCACCGAAGAAGAACGTTGCCGCCGCTATGGCAGCCCGGCTACCATCTTTGTCTTAGATCTAGACTGGCTGAAGCAGATCAACGACACCCTGGGGCATCAAGCCGGAGATCAGGTGATCATGGCAGCCGCCAACCATCTCCGTCAGACGGTACGGGCCTCAGACGTGGTAGCTCGTTTGGGAGGCGATGAATTCGCCATTCTAGCGGTGGAAATGGCAGCCTCTGATGCCGAATCCTTTGCCCAACGGATCTTAGACTCCATAGAAGCGGGAGGTATCCAGATGTCCTTGGGATGGGCCAGCCGTGATCCCCGCCATTCGCTACAAACCACCATTGCCACTGCCGACGAGCGCATGTATCGCATCAAGCAACTGCGCCAGAGAGCCGCCAGCCATTTGCCCACCTTCTGTAGCTATCCTGCCAGCCGTTCCCTCAGAGACCCGATGCCAGGCTCAGTATAG
- a CDS encoding dienelactone hydrolase family protein: MTSAAIQTTTVELTSGDWQIPAYLAEPEGTGPYPGVIVIQEVFGVNAHIRDVTERFARAGYGAIAPHIYHRQAPGFEVGYGPEDLELGRRYKNGTKAAELLSDIQAAIDHLRTLAQIKAGGMGCIGFCFGGHVTYLAATLPDIQAAACFYGAGIPSFTPGGGEPTISRTAEITGTLYGFFGTEDPLIPLTDVDQIEAALKQHGIPHQIFRYQGASHGFFCDQRDSYHPEAAADAWNQVMQLFRQKL; encoded by the coding sequence ATGACCTCAGCAGCAATTCAGACCACCACTGTCGAGCTGACCAGCGGCGACTGGCAGATTCCCGCCTATTTAGCCGAACCGGAGGGCACTGGCCCTTACCCCGGCGTGATCGTGATTCAGGAAGTCTTTGGCGTCAATGCCCATATCCGGGACGTCACCGAACGCTTTGCCCGGGCTGGCTATGGTGCGATCGCACCCCACATTTATCATCGCCAGGCCCCTGGCTTTGAAGTCGGCTATGGTCCAGAAGACCTAGAACTCGGGCGCCGCTATAAAAACGGCACCAAGGCCGCGGAACTGCTCAGCGACATCCAAGCTGCCATCGACCACCTCCGCACCCTGGCCCAAATTAAGGCCGGCGGCATGGGTTGTATCGGCTTCTGCTTTGGCGGCCACGTCACCTATCTAGCCGCCACCCTGCCTGATATTCAGGCTGCCGCCTGTTTCTATGGGGCTGGCATCCCCAGCTTTACCCCTGGTGGTGGCGAGCCCACCATTAGTCGTACCGCCGAGATCACAGGCACCTTGTATGGTTTCTTCGGCACCGAAGACCCCCTGATTCCCCTGACAGACGTCGATCAGATCGAAGCTGCCTTGAAACAGCACGGCATCCCCCATCAGATTTTCCGCTACCAGGGGGCCAGCCACGGCTTCTTTTGCGACCAGCGGGATAGCTACCATCCCGAAGCCGCTGCCGATGCCTGGAATCAGGTGATGCAACTGTTTCGACAAAAATTGTAA
- a CDS encoding BMC domain-containing protein: protein MTLAVGIIETLGLPAAMEAADAMAKGARVEVVRMDTTDAGLISIIVRGPVAEVSQAITAGCQRIRQVEAGTWVGHHMVPCPDGQEEAALPLLRRQRDPDLSSTWLD, encoded by the coding sequence ATGACCCTTGCCGTCGGAATCATTGAAACCCTGGGGCTACCTGCTGCTATGGAGGCCGCCGATGCCATGGCCAAGGGGGCTCGGGTAGAGGTGGTGCGGATGGATACCACTGATGCTGGCTTGATCAGCATCATCGTGCGGGGACCCGTTGCCGAGGTCAGCCAGGCCATTACCGCGGGTTGCCAACGAATTCGGCAGGTTGAGGCAGGGACCTGGGTGGGCCACCACATGGTGCCCTGCCCTGATGGTCAGGAAGAGGCCGCCCTACCGTTGCTGCGCCGCCAGAGAGACCCCGATCTATCCTCCACCTGGCTAGACTGA
- a CDS encoding GntR family transcriptional regulator — MVQFHIQPDSDIPASTQLYDQIWFAIASRQYPPGYRLPSTRQLAMQTGLHRNTISKVYRQLEEAGVVEAHPGSGIYVRESNVESARLASPLWEEFPNARSTVEASLDELLRQGCSLHQARELFLAEIDWRLRCSAQVLVTTMRQDMGAGELMTRELEAALNIPVQLVPLEELEDVLAQTRSGTVVTSRYFITEAEAIAAPKSVRVIPIDIYNYAKELEMLKDLPSGTSLGMVSLSTGILRAAEVIAYSLKGDDILLMTAQAEDAVKLNALVRNSQTIVVFDQASLPALKRAIASARDDLIRPPQLVVCGNYIDADSITLLKRELGLD, encoded by the coding sequence GTGGTTCAGTTTCACATTCAGCCCGATAGCGATATTCCCGCTTCTACCCAGCTTTATGATCAGATCTGGTTTGCGATCGCATCCCGTCAATATCCCCCCGGCTACCGCCTGCCCAGCACCCGTCAACTGGCCATGCAAACCGGCCTACATCGCAACACCATCAGCAAAGTCTACCGACAGCTAGAAGAAGCCGGTGTCGTCGAAGCCCATCCTGGCTCCGGTATTTACGTCCGCGAAAGCAACGTCGAGAGTGCCCGCCTGGCCTCTCCCCTGTGGGAAGAGTTTCCCAACGCTCGCAGTACCGTTGAAGCCAGCCTCGACGAGCTGTTGCGCCAAGGCTGTTCCCTGCACCAGGCCCGGGAGTTGTTTCTAGCCGAAATCGATTGGCGCCTGCGCTGCAGTGCCCAGGTCTTGGTCACCACCATGCGCCAGGATATGGGAGCAGGGGAACTGATGACCCGAGAGCTAGAAGCCGCCCTCAACATCCCGGTGCAGTTGGTGCCCTTAGAAGAACTAGAGGACGTCCTGGCCCAAACCCGCTCCGGCACAGTGGTCACCAGTCGTTACTTCATCACTGAAGCCGAAGCCATCGCTGCCCCTAAATCGGTACGGGTGATTCCCATCGACATCTATAACTACGCCAAGGAACTGGAGATGCTGAAAGACCTGCCTAGTGGCACCAGCTTAGGCATGGTCAGTCTCAGCACCGGCATTCTACGGGCCGCCGAAGTGATTGCCTACAGTCTCAAAGGCGACGACATTCTGTTGATGACGGCCCAGGCCGAGGATGCCGTTAAACTCAATGCCCTAGTGCGCAACTCCCAAACCATCGTCGTCTTCGACCAGGCCAGTCTGCCAGCCCTGAAACGGGCCATTGCCTCTGCCCGCGACGATCTAATCCGTCCCCCTCAGCTAGTGGTCTGTGGCAACTACATCGATGCCGACTCAATCACGCTACTGAAGCGCGAGCTGGGTCTTGATTAA
- a CDS encoding M48 family metallopeptidase, with the protein MGGKVTLVGLKANQFRHPLDLEATQALRQLPGLDMLIRSLIAPLAEQIFYLDNIASSVLVGERQLPEIHRLLVEACRILDLDPPQLYVRQHPVPNAYTFAMRGRQPFIVVHTSLLELLTPAEIQAVIGHELGHLKCDHSVYLTLANLLTLAAGQLPFGELVVPNLQAQIMEWIRCAEFTCDRAALLVTQDARVVASLLMKLSGGSPALASQLNLEAFLEQARSYDAVSTSQLGELVKQIRTSELTHPVPVLRAREVDHWASSQDYQRLLRLEPGAQGRSQMSGGWRNW; encoded by the coding sequence ATGGGTGGCAAAGTTACGCTAGTGGGGCTGAAGGCCAATCAGTTTAGGCATCCCCTGGATTTGGAAGCGACCCAGGCATTAAGGCAGTTGCCAGGACTGGATATGCTGATTCGGTCCCTGATTGCCCCATTGGCAGAGCAGATTTTTTATTTGGACAATATTGCCTCCAGTGTGCTGGTGGGAGAGCGGCAACTACCTGAAATTCATCGGCTTCTGGTAGAAGCCTGTCGGATATTGGATCTGGATCCACCACAGCTCTATGTGCGTCAGCACCCGGTGCCCAATGCCTATACCTTTGCCATGCGAGGGCGACAGCCTTTCATCGTAGTTCATACGTCTCTGCTGGAGTTGTTAACGCCAGCAGAAATTCAGGCGGTGATTGGTCACGAATTGGGGCATCTCAAGTGTGATCATAGTGTCTATCTCACGCTGGCCAATTTGCTGACGTTGGCAGCAGGCCAGTTACCATTTGGCGAATTGGTGGTGCCTAATCTGCAAGCTCAGATTATGGAGTGGATTCGCTGCGCCGAGTTCACATGCGATCGCGCCGCCCTGCTGGTCACTCAAGATGCCCGAGTCGTCGCCTCGCTGCTGATGAAGCTCTCTGGCGGTTCTCCGGCTTTGGCCTCCCAGTTAAATCTAGAGGCATTTTTAGAGCAGGCCCGCTCCTATGATGCCGTTAGCACCAGCCAGCTCGGGGAACTGGTCAAGCAAATTCGAACCAGTGAGTTGACCCACCCAGTGCCAGTACTGCGGGCCCGCGAAGTAGATCATTGGGCCAGCAGCCAGGACTATCAACGATTATTGCGGCTGGAACCCGGGGCACAGGGGCGCTCCCAAATGTCAGGGGGATGGCGCAATTGGTAG
- the murA gene encoding UDP-N-acetylglucosamine 1-carboxyvinyltransferase, producing the protein MEGTPIVTSARLKNSPTSPEVVDSAVLQVHGRASLAGQVTISGAKNSALVVMAGSLLCSQQCRIRNIPSLMDVTRMADVLTALGVKLQRYDDALEVDASHISNTKAPYDLVSQLRASFFVIGPLLARTGVARVPLPGGCAIGARPVELHVRGLQAMGAEVHIDHGTVNAYVPGPRNRLRGAHIYLDYPSVGATETLMMAATLADGETVIENAAQEPEVIDLAKFCRAMGARIRGAGTNTITVAGVPSLHSTDYAIIPDRIEAGTFLVAGAITHSEIVVAPVVTDHLTATIAKLREAGSHVVLEGPNRLRLIPGDVIRATDIQTGPFPGFPTDMQAQFMALLSLSDGNCLITETVFENRLRHVAEFNRMGADIRLNGNCAIIKGMAQLSGAPVVATDLRASAALVLAGLAAEGTTVIQGLHHLDRGYENLETKLKQLGANLQRVLPTQVVTHDLVVEHP; encoded by the coding sequence TTGGAGGGTACCCCTATCGTCACGTCGGCTCGTCTAAAAAATTCCCCTACTTCCCCTGAAGTGGTTGATTCCGCTGTCTTACAGGTTCATGGTCGAGCATCTCTGGCTGGACAAGTGACCATCAGTGGGGCTAAAAATTCTGCCCTGGTTGTGATGGCAGGGTCCCTCTTGTGCTCACAGCAGTGTCGCATTCGCAACATTCCATCCCTCATGGATGTCACTCGCATGGCAGACGTGCTCACAGCCCTGGGGGTGAAACTGCAGCGCTACGACGATGCTCTGGAAGTTGATGCTAGCCATATTTCTAACACCAAAGCCCCCTATGACCTGGTCAGTCAGCTGCGGGCGAGCTTCTTTGTGATTGGTCCCCTACTGGCCCGCACAGGAGTCGCCCGCGTGCCACTGCCGGGAGGATGTGCCATTGGGGCACGCCCAGTAGAATTACATGTGCGTGGTTTACAAGCCATGGGGGCAGAGGTCCATATTGATCACGGTACCGTTAATGCCTATGTGCCTGGTCCGCGTAATCGTTTACGCGGAGCCCATATCTATTTGGACTATCCCAGTGTGGGCGCTACTGAAACCTTGATGATGGCAGCCACGCTGGCCGATGGGGAAACGGTGATTGAAAATGCAGCCCAGGAGCCAGAGGTAATAGATCTGGCCAAGTTCTGTCGGGCCATGGGGGCCCGTATTCGTGGCGCCGGAACAAATACCATTACGGTGGCAGGGGTACCTAGTCTCCACAGTACGGACTATGCCATTATTCCCGATCGGATCGAGGCCGGAACTTTTCTGGTAGCAGGAGCGATTACCCATTCTGAAATCGTGGTAGCACCAGTGGTGACTGACCATTTGACAGCCACCATTGCCAAGCTCCGGGAAGCAGGATCCCATGTGGTGTTGGAAGGCCCTAACCGATTGCGGCTGATTCCTGGAGATGTGATTCGAGCTACGGATATTCAGACCGGTCCATTTCCAGGGTTTCCCACCGATATGCAGGCCCAGTTTATGGCTCTCTTAAGTCTCAGCGATGGCAATTGCTTGATCACAGAGACCGTCTTTGAAAACCGCTTGCGCCATGTGGCCGAGTTCAATCGCATGGGAGCCGATATTCGGCTCAATGGCAACTGTGCCATCATCAAGGGCATGGCTCAGCTATCTGGGGCTCCGGTGGTTGCCACCGATCTGCGGGCTTCTGCGGCTCTGGTGTTAGCAGGCCTGGCGGCTGAGGGAACAACCGTCATCCAAGGGTTACATCATCTCGATCGGGGCTATGAAAATCTAGAAACCAAGCTGAAGCAGCTAGGGGCTAATCTGCAGCGGGTATTGCCCACCCAGGTGGTTACCCATGATCTAGTTGTTGAACACCCTTGA
- a CDS encoding TrmH family RNA methyltransferase, whose protein sequence is MLTSVKNPLVKLMRQLHQAKGRRQQQQFLLEGTHLLEEALAVQHPLTVVCSTPTWQTRYPELWQKIQAQTPRAETVSPEVLQAMATTVHPDGVVAMAVRHPSGNSHPDTDQAFSLTLGVAVETLQDPGNLGTMIRTAAAVAADGLWLSANSVDSDHPKVLRASAGQWFRLPLYSCADLTQQVNQWRRAGLQIIATQSQASTLYWELDLRQPTIILLGNEGAGLSPELVEAATAQACIPLAPSVESLNVAVTAALMLYEVRRQRLKTEAWP, encoded by the coding sequence ATGCTCACCAGTGTGAAAAATCCTCTCGTCAAGTTGATGCGACAGCTTCATCAGGCTAAGGGACGGCGGCAACAGCAGCAATTCTTACTGGAAGGCACCCATCTGTTAGAGGAGGCGCTAGCTGTCCAGCACCCTCTGACGGTGGTGTGTAGTACGCCGACTTGGCAAACCCGGTACCCTGAGCTTTGGCAGAAAATTCAAGCCCAGACTCCTCGAGCCGAAACTGTTTCCCCTGAGGTACTGCAGGCAATGGCTACCACCGTTCATCCTGATGGTGTGGTGGCGATGGCAGTTAGGCATCCCTCTGGAAATAGTCATCCCGATACTGACCAAGCGTTCTCTCTAACCCTAGGAGTGGCCGTTGAGACCCTGCAAGATCCGGGCAATTTAGGCACCATGATTCGTACGGCGGCGGCCGTTGCCGCTGATGGACTGTGGCTCAGTGCCAATAGTGTGGACTCAGATCATCCTAAGGTGTTACGAGCGTCGGCGGGACAGTGGTTCCGTCTACCCCTGTACAGCTGTGCCGACTTAACGCAACAAGTGAATCAGTGGCGCCGGGCTGGCCTCCAGATAATTGCGACTCAATCCCAAGCTAGTACCCTTTACTGGGAGCTTGATTTACGACAACCGACGATTATTCTCTTGGGCAATGAAGGAGCAGGGTTGTCTCCCGAACTGGTAGAAGCTGCCACAGCTCAGGCATGCATTCCCCTAGCTCCCTCGGTGGAGTCGCTCAATGTGGCTGTCACTGCTGCCTTAATGCTCTACGAAGTGAGGCGACAGCGATTGAAGACAGAGGCCTGGCCATGA